One Actinoplanes missouriensis 431 DNA segment encodes these proteins:
- a CDS encoding glycine--tRNA ligase has product MLTMQDALARLTAYWTDQGALVVQPMNTEVGAGTLNPATFLRVLGPEPWKVVYVEPSVRPDDSRYGENPNRLQTHTQLQVILKPDPGNPQELYLGSLRAIGIDVAAHDVRFVEDNWASPALGAWGLGWEVWLDGLEITQFTYFQQAGGLNLDPVSVEITYGIERIIMALQDKTHFKEIEYATGVSYGEVFGQSEYEMSRYYLDDADIEANRRLLDLYAGEAQRMIDAGLPVPAHTFVLKCSQAFNVLDARGAVSTAERAAEFARMRRLAGDVAKLWVARRAELGLPLGTTPALDPARPAASTQTSDDARTLVFEIGTEELPPGELRSARAQLLRLVTEGLAGTRLAHGEIRVYGTPRRLIAVVPGVGAREDDHVRLVKGPKTTAAYGGDGAPTKALEGFARSQGVSVDAVTTVELGGVPHVVVEKHEAGGAAPAVLATVLAQVVTGLRAAKNMRWNDPKLSFSRPIRWLTALWGDDVVPVTVSTLAAGRTTRLLRTAAEPVIAIESAETFLETLGVNGIVADHEDRRELIVIGAQDLVYPDGKIDVKGESSLIDQVTDLVEQPLPLLGTFDEGYLDLPDAVLTTVMRKHQRYLPVRDADGALLPMFVTVANGPVDVELVRAGNEAVLRARYEDAAFFYRADLATSPADMRARLDRLTFTDKLGSMADRAARISSLAHALAADRGISSGVLERAAALVKFDLGSQLVTEMTSLAGVMARDYALRAGEDRAVAQAVYEAELPRNTGDELPRTVAGALLSVADRLDVIAGLAATVGLPTGSSDPFALRRAFLGLIAVHRATPALAGLDLVEALRMATAAQPVPVADDVVPACAEFLAKRLEQVLTEEGQPVDRVRAVLSAESRPARVDLLLAQLNTAVGDPGFRAVAAAIQRARRIVPAGTEASYPAAALKEPAELALHAAVGEVSAFTDISGFVGATRGLVAPLNTFFDEVFVMADDPELRAARLGLLATVRDLGDGLLDWSHLRLQ; this is encoded by the coding sequence ATGCTCACCATGCAGGACGCGCTGGCCCGGTTGACGGCGTATTGGACAGATCAGGGCGCGCTCGTCGTCCAGCCGATGAACACCGAGGTCGGCGCCGGCACCCTGAACCCGGCGACGTTCCTGCGCGTGCTCGGCCCGGAACCGTGGAAGGTCGTCTACGTCGAGCCGTCGGTGCGCCCCGACGACTCCCGGTACGGCGAGAACCCGAACCGCCTCCAGACGCACACCCAGCTGCAGGTCATCCTCAAGCCCGACCCCGGCAACCCGCAGGAGCTCTACCTCGGCAGCCTCCGCGCGATCGGCATCGACGTGGCCGCGCACGACGTGCGGTTCGTGGAGGACAACTGGGCCTCCCCCGCGCTCGGCGCCTGGGGCCTGGGCTGGGAGGTCTGGCTGGACGGCCTGGAGATCACCCAGTTCACCTACTTCCAGCAGGCCGGCGGGCTGAACCTCGACCCGGTCAGCGTCGAGATCACCTACGGCATCGAGCGCATCATCATGGCGCTGCAGGACAAGACCCACTTCAAGGAGATCGAGTACGCGACGGGCGTCAGCTACGGCGAGGTGTTCGGCCAGTCCGAGTACGAGATGTCGCGCTACTACCTCGACGACGCCGACATCGAGGCCAACCGGAGGCTGCTCGACCTCTACGCCGGCGAGGCGCAGCGGATGATCGACGCCGGTCTGCCCGTCCCGGCGCACACCTTCGTCCTGAAGTGCTCGCAGGCGTTCAACGTCCTCGACGCGCGCGGGGCCGTCTCCACCGCCGAGCGGGCCGCCGAGTTCGCCCGGATGCGCCGCCTCGCCGGCGACGTCGCGAAACTCTGGGTGGCCCGCCGCGCCGAACTCGGCCTTCCCCTCGGCACGACGCCGGCCCTCGACCCCGCCCGGCCGGCGGCGAGCACGCAGACCAGCGACGACGCGCGCACCCTGGTCTTCGAGATCGGCACCGAGGAGCTGCCGCCGGGCGAGCTCCGGTCCGCCCGGGCACAGCTGTTGCGGCTGGTCACCGAGGGTCTGGCCGGCACCCGGCTGGCCCACGGCGAGATCCGGGTCTACGGGACGCCACGCCGGCTCATCGCCGTCGTTCCCGGCGTCGGGGCACGCGAGGACGATCACGTGCGCCTGGTGAAAGGACCCAAGACCACCGCCGCGTACGGCGGTGACGGCGCACCGACGAAGGCACTCGAGGGCTTCGCCCGTTCTCAGGGGGTTTCCGTCGACGCGGTCACGACCGTGGAGCTCGGGGGCGTACCCCATGTGGTCGTCGAAAAGCACGAAGCCGGCGGCGCGGCGCCCGCCGTGCTCGCCACCGTGCTCGCGCAGGTGGTCACCGGGCTGCGGGCCGCCAAGAACATGCGGTGGAACGACCCGAAGCTCTCGTTCAGCCGGCCGATCCGCTGGCTGACGGCGCTCTGGGGCGACGACGTGGTGCCGGTGACCGTCTCCACGCTCGCGGCCGGGCGCACCACCCGGCTGCTGCGCACCGCCGCCGAACCGGTGATCGCCATCGAGTCGGCCGAGACGTTCCTGGAGACGCTCGGGGTGAACGGCATCGTCGCCGACCACGAGGACCGCCGGGAACTCATCGTGATCGGCGCGCAGGATCTCGTCTACCCGGACGGGAAGATCGACGTGAAGGGCGAGTCGTCGCTGATCGACCAGGTCACCGACCTGGTGGAGCAGCCGTTGCCGCTGCTCGGGACGTTCGACGAGGGATACCTGGACCTGCCGGACGCGGTGCTCACCACGGTGATGCGCAAGCACCAGCGCTACCTGCCGGTGCGGGACGCGGACGGCGCGCTGCTGCCGATGTTCGTGACCGTGGCGAACGGGCCGGTCGACGTCGAGCTGGTCCGGGCCGGCAACGAGGCGGTGCTGCGCGCACGGTACGAGGACGCGGCCTTCTTCTACCGCGCCGACCTCGCGACCTCGCCGGCGGACATGCGGGCGCGGCTGGATCGGCTGACGTTCACCGACAAGCTGGGGTCGATGGCGGATCGGGCCGCACGGATCTCCTCTCTCGCGCATGCCCTGGCTGCGGATCGCGGAATCTCGTCGGGTGTGCTGGAGCGGGCCGCGGCGCTGGTGAAGTTCGACCTCGGGTCGCAGCTGGTCACCGAGATGACCAGCCTGGCCGGGGTGATGGCGCGGGACTACGCGCTGCGCGCCGGTGAGGACCGGGCGGTCGCCCAGGCCGTGTACGAGGCGGAGCTGCCCCGCAACACCGGGGACGAGTTGCCGCGTACCGTCGCGGGCGCCCTGCTCTCGGTGGCCGACCGGCTCGACGTGATCGCCGGGCTGGCCGCCACCGTCGGGCTGCCCACCGGCAGCAGCGACCCGTTCGCGCTGCGCCGCGCGTTCCTCGGGCTGATCGCCGTGCACCGGGCGACGCCGGCGCTGGCCGGGCTGGACCTGGTGGAGGCGCTGCGGATGGCCACGGCGGCGCAGCCGGTTCCGGTGGCGGACGACGTGGTGCCGGCGTGTGCGGAGTTCCTCGCGAAGCGGCTCGAGCAGGTGCTCACCGAGGAGGGCCAGCCGGTGGACCGGGTCCGGGCGGTGCTCTCCGCGGAGAGTCGGCCGGCGCGGGTGGACCTCCTGCTGGCGCAGTTGAACACGGCGGTCGGCGACCCGGGTTTCCGGGCGGTGGCGGCGGCGATTCAGCGTGCCCGGCGGATCGTCCCGGCGGGCACCGAGGCGTCGTACCCGGCTGCGGCGTTGAAGGAGCCGGCTGAGCTGGCGTTGCACGCGGCGGTGGGTGAGGTCTCCGCTTTCACGGACATCTCCGGATTCGTCGGGGCGACGCGGGGGCTCGTCGCGCCGCTGAACACGTTCTTCGACGAGGTGTTCGTGATGGCCGACGACCCCGAGCTGCGGGCCGCCCGGCTGGGCCTGCTGGCCACCGTCCGGGATCTCGGTGACGGGCTGCTCGACTGGTCCCACCTGCGCCTTCAGTAA
- a CDS encoding sensor domain-containing diguanylate cyclase has translation MTAGSAVDTAGLPMGIPGEAAMTPDRQSLLLAELVAFMTRDTPSVQHVLDLTEPHLREIAGLTAATVYELDSETGMMTATAQVGEPGRRDQMVAGKVFRTPAGGKPVVSGEQMAIRLRIGGQTVGVLLLTGSALGELQQDTIATMALHFATTLQGLAAEKERQFVAHSSATIQGLFEQGMTAGSVEAAAELLARAATAAFRTEHAGMHLIDGEGRIRYVHGVGFTPEIREGLVDSLLGKAATDSPLWRAAAEAGEPLLVADAAGSKTRSNGFVQSIGIRSFIAMPLMSRTGAVGIVVCGDSSTSREWSARDRILAQQLAAEGALIMDSARMRQAAQVHVDELTHHAFHDSLTGLPNRKHLLDRAEQAVEAACTTGTRIALLLLDLNGFKQVNDTVGHHAGDVLLQLVGKRLQDSVRGPDLVARLGGDEFAVLLTGGPDEHAAVAAGERICERLREPFDIEGQEVRIGASLGVALCPDHATDFGALMRDADAAMYEAKRGGGGVRVAAR, from the coding sequence ATGACCGCAGGCAGCGCAGTGGACACAGCCGGACTCCCGATGGGGATCCCCGGCGAAGCGGCCATGACCCCGGACCGGCAGAGCCTCCTGCTCGCCGAACTCGTCGCGTTCATGACCAGGGACACCCCCTCGGTCCAGCACGTGCTCGACCTGACCGAACCGCACCTGCGGGAGATCGCCGGGCTGACCGCGGCCACCGTCTACGAGCTGGACTCGGAGACCGGCATGATGACCGCGACCGCGCAGGTCGGCGAGCCCGGCCGGCGTGACCAGATGGTCGCCGGCAAGGTGTTCCGCACCCCGGCCGGCGGCAAGCCGGTGGTCAGCGGCGAGCAGATGGCGATCCGGCTGCGCATCGGCGGCCAGACCGTGGGCGTCCTGCTGCTCACCGGTTCGGCACTCGGCGAGCTGCAGCAGGACACCATCGCGACGATGGCGCTGCACTTCGCCACCACCCTGCAGGGACTGGCCGCGGAGAAGGAGCGGCAGTTCGTCGCGCACAGCAGCGCCACCATCCAGGGGCTGTTCGAGCAGGGCATGACGGCCGGCAGCGTGGAGGCCGCCGCCGAGCTGCTGGCCCGCGCCGCCACGGCCGCGTTCCGCACCGAGCACGCCGGGATGCACCTGATCGACGGCGAGGGCCGGATCCGGTACGTGCACGGCGTCGGCTTCACGCCCGAGATCCGCGAGGGCCTGGTCGACAGCCTGCTCGGCAAGGCGGCCACCGACTCCCCGCTGTGGCGCGCGGCCGCCGAGGCGGGCGAGCCGCTGCTGGTCGCCGACGCAGCCGGTTCCAAGACCCGGTCCAACGGGTTCGTGCAGTCGATCGGCATCCGGTCGTTCATCGCGATGCCGCTGATGTCACGGACCGGCGCGGTCGGCATCGTGGTGTGCGGCGACTCCAGCACCAGCCGGGAGTGGAGCGCCCGGGACCGGATCCTCGCGCAGCAGCTGGCCGCCGAAGGCGCACTGATCATGGACAGCGCCCGGATGCGGCAGGCCGCCCAGGTGCACGTCGACGAGCTCACCCACCACGCCTTCCACGACTCGCTGACCGGCCTGCCCAACCGCAAGCACCTGCTGGACCGGGCCGAGCAGGCGGTGGAGGCCGCCTGCACGACGGGCACCCGGATCGCACTGCTGCTGCTCGACCTGAACGGCTTCAAACAGGTCAACGACACCGTCGGGCACCACGCCGGCGACGTGCTGCTGCAGCTGGTCGGCAAGCGGCTGCAGGACTCCGTCCGCGGTCCGGACCTGGTGGCGCGCCTCGGCGGCGACGAGTTCGCGGTCCTGCTCACCGGCGGCCCGGACGAGCACGCCGCGGTCGCCGCCGGTGAGCGGATCTGCGAGCGGCTGCGCGAGCCGTTCGACATCGAGGGCCAGGAGGTGCGCATCGGGGCGAGCCTCGGGGTGGCCCTCTGCCCGGACCACGCGACCGATTTCGGGGCCCTGATGCGCGACGCCGACGCGGCCATGTACGAGGCCAAGCGCGGCGGCGGCGGGGTGCGCGTCGCGGCCCGGTGA
- a CDS encoding glycoside hydrolase family 6 protein — MRPIPTRARALTAAAAVSIVAGAGAVAVAGSASAAAGCRVDYSVNQWNSGFTANVTVTNLGDPISGGWNLKWAYAGNQTVTQGWSATITQSGQNVTATNPTWAASLATNGTANFGFNANYSGTNTAPASFALNGTVCTGNVPTSPSSSPSSSPSSSPSTSPSTSQSPQQPGTKADNPYAGAKGYVNPEWKAKAESVTGGSRVSNNPTAVWIDRIAAINGTTGSSSNGSMGVRDHLDAALAQGAGYIQFVVYNLPGRDCAALASNGELGPNDLPKYKTDYIDPIAAIQGDPKYASLRIINIVEIDSLPNLVTNTSGQAGGTAMCDTMKANGGYVQGIGYALQKLGALGNVYNYVDAAHHGWIGWDSNFGPSADIMLEAAKASGNVKNVHGFITNTANYSALREPFVQPTTTVGGQSVRQSKWVDWNQYTDELSFAQAFRNKLVSIGFDSGIGMLIDTSRNGWGGSARPTAASTSTDVNTFVNQSRVDRRIHAGNWCNQAGAGLGERPTAAPASGIDAYVWVKPPGESDGSSTLIPNDEGKGFDRMCDPTYTGNARNGNSMSGALAGAPISGAWFPAQFAELMANAYPAL; from the coding sequence ATGAGACCCATCCCCACCCGTGCCCGGGCTCTCACGGCGGCCGCTGCCGTGAGCATCGTGGCCGGCGCCGGTGCCGTCGCAGTGGCCGGTAGCGCCAGTGCGGCGGCCGGTTGTCGCGTCGATTATTCGGTGAACCAGTGGAACTCCGGGTTCACCGCCAACGTCACCGTCACCAACCTGGGCGACCCGATCAGCGGCGGCTGGAACCTGAAGTGGGCCTACGCCGGCAACCAGACGGTCACCCAGGGCTGGAGCGCGACGATCACCCAGTCCGGGCAGAACGTCACGGCCACCAACCCGACGTGGGCCGCGTCGCTCGCCACGAACGGCACCGCCAACTTCGGCTTCAACGCCAACTACTCGGGTACGAACACCGCGCCTGCCTCCTTCGCCCTGAACGGCACGGTCTGCACCGGCAACGTGCCGACCAGCCCGTCGAGCAGCCCGTCGTCGTCGCCGTCCAGCTCCCCGTCCACGTCCCCGTCGACCTCCCAGTCCCCGCAGCAGCCGGGCACCAAGGCCGACAACCCGTACGCCGGGGCGAAGGGCTACGTGAACCCGGAGTGGAAGGCGAAGGCCGAGTCGGTGACCGGTGGCAGCCGGGTCTCCAACAACCCGACCGCCGTCTGGATCGACCGGATCGCCGCCATCAACGGCACCACGGGCAGCAGCTCGAACGGTTCCATGGGCGTGCGTGACCACCTGGACGCGGCTCTCGCGCAGGGCGCCGGTTACATCCAGTTCGTCGTCTACAACCTGCCCGGCCGGGACTGCGCCGCGCTCGCCTCCAACGGTGAGCTCGGCCCGAACGACCTGCCGAAGTACAAGACCGACTACATCGACCCGATCGCGGCGATCCAGGGCGACCCGAAGTACGCCAGCCTGCGGATCATCAACATCGTCGAGATCGACTCGCTGCCGAACCTGGTCACCAACACCTCCGGCCAGGCCGGCGGCACCGCGATGTGCGACACGATGAAGGCCAACGGCGGATACGTCCAGGGCATCGGGTACGCGCTGCAGAAGCTGGGCGCGCTCGGCAACGTCTACAACTACGTGGACGCGGCGCACCACGGCTGGATCGGCTGGGACTCCAACTTCGGCCCGTCCGCGGACATCATGCTGGAGGCCGCCAAGGCGTCCGGCAACGTGAAGAACGTGCACGGCTTCATCACCAACACCGCGAACTACTCGGCGCTGCGGGAGCCGTTCGTGCAGCCGACCACCACGGTGGGCGGCCAGAGCGTGCGGCAGTCGAAGTGGGTGGACTGGAACCAGTACACCGATGAGCTCTCCTTCGCTCAGGCGTTCCGGAACAAGCTGGTCTCGATCGGCTTCGACTCCGGCATCGGCATGCTGATCGACACCTCCCGCAACGGCTGGGGCGGCTCGGCCCGGCCCACCGCGGCGAGCACCTCGACCGACGTCAACACCTTCGTCAACCAGTCCCGCGTCGACCGGCGGATCCACGCCGGCAACTGGTGCAACCAGGCCGGCGCCGGCCTCGGTGAGCGTCCGACCGCGGCTCCGGCCTCCGGTATCGACGCCTACGTCTGGGTGAAGCCCCCGGGCGAGTCGGACGGCTCGTCCACGCTGATCCCGAACGACGAGGGCAAGGGCTTCGACCGGATGTGCGACCCGACCTACACGGGCAACGCCCGTAACGGCAACAGCATGTCGGGTGCGCTGGCCGGCGCGCCGATCTCCGGCGCCTGGTTCCCGGCGCAGTTCGCCGAGCTGATGGCGAACGCCTACCCGGCTCTCTGA
- a CDS encoding DUF6493 family protein, protein MALTWAGFDRLVHEGDTRGVFTMLLEADEAQRRAFGAELESRIRSAAPAGRGWGRQEPGWSPASYALAVIACAPTAARAAALLSRREMRQWHTIHVDRFLELARARQLPWVGELGVRLAQRSRPGDIRLVTEWEFLAALFDEGKADPPVTEAVVASWLRQMHTGRPAALLRNLRASPFLDRLLPGVFAIDGLGAHVRLTPWDGEPASVFSVAVARLCAEGRLDRTSILAATVDRLLRGDRPAALRPFARLHEELAPAPSEMVPLATSYLRLLAAAPSPVAGLAQRASRSAWESGELEWERVLEVSGEVLARPEKALVKAQLSWLDRVARRDPAAAGDVVAVVEAASESPVLDIRELARAVAERHRPAPTAASPALRAPVAGEAQPASSATPLVSDVHRSSPAAVIPAAIGSAAELAEEFVALLRERTAVRWERVMAALVGLPAEGLGEALEPVLNRNDRTGRTRFTALDAAIRALDAAIRALDAAIRARAGLPFDPHEQQRLHDVVQHPRSLVHTPADLLDLRLAEIAVRVTRSPIPELLATPTHLTGSLDAGVLIDRLTRLEAAGAEPWPLDFQQALLRVAVPQPERPAEDAGILARADALTGPHGRRLAAWLRAGGLPQPISIRFEQRHPLSPDRRVVVNLQPGPGDLSGLGDLTGLSGLSGRPTFGGLGGLGRAGDFPEDGDRGDPEVPGGLEDLDLEDAVVSLSRAAEPDYQGWLTYRPDVLAMVLPHHREAAAAWALPDLAALADQDDRDASLLPLLADAGGPPGPAVALAVAYGLGARHAADRVAAIDAFLALTERPGAVTVAAGDVLPSTGPSAAGFAAAVGAELGDLCSDGTVKLARVVEALTDAQVAGATGAVWQLLTAALPRLLPAGPRGLPDMLQLATLTVTAGAAETGGGATAADIPGLEELARRSGGSRLLREARRLVAALGKT, encoded by the coding sequence ATGGCTCTCACCTGGGCGGGGTTCGACAGGCTCGTGCACGAGGGGGACACGCGTGGCGTGTTCACGATGCTGCTCGAGGCGGACGAGGCGCAGCGCCGCGCGTTCGGGGCCGAGCTGGAGTCGCGGATCCGCTCGGCCGCGCCCGCCGGGCGCGGCTGGGGCCGGCAGGAACCGGGCTGGTCCCCCGCGTCCTATGCGCTCGCCGTCATCGCGTGCGCCCCCACGGCGGCCCGCGCCGCCGCGCTGCTGAGCCGGCGCGAGATGCGGCAGTGGCACACCATCCACGTCGACCGGTTCCTGGAGCTGGCCCGGGCCCGGCAGCTGCCCTGGGTCGGCGAGCTCGGCGTGCGGCTGGCCCAGCGGTCACGTCCCGGCGACATCCGGCTGGTGACCGAGTGGGAGTTCCTGGCCGCCCTGTTCGACGAGGGCAAGGCCGACCCCCCGGTGACCGAGGCCGTGGTCGCCAGCTGGCTCCGGCAGATGCACACCGGCCGGCCCGCCGCGCTGCTGAGGAACCTGCGCGCCTCCCCGTTCCTGGACCGGCTGCTCCCCGGCGTCTTCGCGATCGACGGCCTGGGCGCCCACGTGCGGCTCACCCCGTGGGACGGCGAGCCCGCATCGGTCTTCTCCGTCGCCGTGGCCCGGCTCTGCGCCGAGGGCCGCCTGGACCGCACGTCGATCCTGGCCGCCACGGTGGACCGTCTGCTGCGCGGCGACCGCCCGGCCGCCCTGCGCCCGTTCGCCCGCCTGCATGAGGAGCTGGCGCCGGCGCCGTCCGAGATGGTTCCGCTCGCGACGTCCTACCTGCGGCTGCTGGCCGCCGCGCCGTCGCCGGTCGCCGGTCTCGCGCAGCGGGCGTCGCGCAGTGCGTGGGAGTCCGGGGAGCTGGAGTGGGAGCGGGTGCTGGAGGTCAGCGGGGAGGTGCTGGCCCGCCCGGAGAAGGCGCTGGTGAAAGCGCAGCTGTCCTGGCTGGACAGGGTGGCGCGGCGCGATCCGGCAGCAGCGGGTGATGTGGTGGCGGTGGTGGAGGCGGCGTCGGAGAGTCCCGTTCTGGACATCCGGGAGCTGGCCCGCGCGGTGGCCGAGCGTCACCGTCCCGCGCCGACGGCGGCCAGTCCCGCCCTTCGCGCACCGGTCGCGGGCGAGGCGCAGCCGGCTTCGTCCGCCACGCCCCTCGTGTCCGATGTCCACCGCAGTTCGCCCGCCGCGGTGATCCCTGCGGCGATCGGGAGTGCTGCTGAGCTGGCGGAGGAGTTCGTGGCGCTGCTGCGGGAGCGGACGGCGGTGCGCTGGGAGCGGGTGATGGCGGCGCTGGTCGGCCTGCCCGCGGAGGGGCTCGGCGAGGCGCTGGAGCCGGTGCTGAACCGCAACGACCGCACCGGACGCACCCGCTTCACGGCCCTCGACGCGGCGATCCGGGCCCTCGACGCGGCGATCCGGGCCCTCGACGCGGCGATCCGGGCGCGCGCCGGGCTGCCGTTCGACCCGCACGAGCAGCAACGCCTGCACGACGTGGTCCAGCATCCGAGGTCCCTCGTCCACACCCCGGCCGACCTCCTCGATCTCCGGCTCGCCGAGATCGCCGTCCGGGTGACCCGGTCACCGATTCCCGAGCTGCTGGCGACGCCCACCCACCTGACCGGCAGCCTCGACGCCGGCGTGCTGATCGACAGGCTGACCCGGCTGGAGGCGGCCGGGGCCGAGCCGTGGCCGCTGGACTTCCAGCAGGCGCTGCTCCGGGTGGCCGTTCCGCAGCCGGAGCGGCCGGCGGAGGATGCCGGGATCCTCGCCCGCGCCGACGCGCTGACCGGCCCGCACGGCCGCCGGCTCGCCGCCTGGCTACGTGCCGGCGGCCTCCCCCAGCCGATCAGCATCCGCTTCGAGCAGCGCCATCCGCTCAGCCCCGACCGTCGCGTGGTGGTGAACCTGCAGCCCGGCCCGGGCGATCTGAGCGGCCTGGGCGACCTCACCGGGCTCAGCGGTCTCAGCGGTCGCCCGACTTTCGGCGGCCTCGGCGGCCTCGGGCGAGCCGGTGACTTCCCGGAGGACGGCGATCGCGGAGACCCAGAGGTTCCCGGCGGGCTCGAGGATCTCGATCTGGAGGACGCCGTGGTGAGCCTGTCCAGGGCGGCCGAGCCGGATTACCAGGGATGGCTCACCTACCGGCCGGACGTCCTCGCGATGGTGCTCCCCCACCATCGGGAGGCCGCCGCGGCCTGGGCACTGCCGGACCTGGCCGCCCTGGCCGACCAGGACGACCGCGACGCCAGCCTGCTTCCGCTGCTGGCCGACGCGGGAGGTCCGCCCGGCCCGGCCGTGGCGCTGGCCGTCGCGTACGGACTGGGCGCCCGCCACGCGGCGGACCGCGTCGCGGCGATCGACGCCTTCCTGGCGCTGACCGAACGGCCCGGCGCCGTCACGGTGGCAGCCGGCGACGTTCTGCCGTCCACCGGCCCATCCGCTGCGGGATTCGCGGCGGCTGTCGGCGCGGAGCTGGGTGATCTGTGCTCGGACGGGACGGTCAAGCTCGCCCGCGTGGTCGAGGCCCTGACCGACGCCCAGGTCGCGGGTGCCACCGGAGCGGTCTGGCAGCTCTTGACGGCGGCCCTGCCCCGGTTGCTGCCCGCCGGCCCGCGCGGGCTGCCTGACATGCTGCAACTGGCCACCCTCACCGTTACCGCCGGGGCCGCGGAGACCGGCGGTGGCGCCACTGCTGCGGACATTCCGGGGCTGGAAGAACTCGCCCGGCGTTCAGGAGGCTCTCGCTTGCTTCGCGAAGCAAGACGTCTGGTCGCAGCGCTCGGCAAGACCTGA
- a CDS encoding acyl-CoA dehydrogenase family protein gives MLAGDLYAFQGLLTDDESAIVQRVRDFLASEVTPIANEYWSRAEFPTHLVKRFAGLGLAGVERSSLLNGWLALEMGHADASMATFYGVHAGLAMGSIQTCGSPEQQERWLPAMTAFDQIGAFALTEPTGGSDVAAGLRTTCARDGDTWVLNGAKRWIGNATFADLIVVWARDTSDNQVKGFVVPGDAPGLTATKIENKIALRIVQNADITLDGVRVPEADRLQRANSFKDTAKVLRQTRAGVAWQAVGVMLAAYEIALDYAKEREQFGRPIAKFQLVQDLLVRMVGNVTASLGMCVRLAQLQDEGVYKDEHSALAKAYCTTRMREVVGWARELLAGNGIVLDYDIGRFVADAEALYSYEGTREINSLIVGRAVTGHGAFV, from the coding sequence ATGCTTGCCGGAGATCTTTACGCCTTTCAGGGCCTTCTGACGGACGACGAGTCCGCAATCGTTCAGCGCGTGCGGGACTTCCTGGCGTCCGAGGTGACGCCGATCGCGAACGAATACTGGTCCAGAGCCGAGTTCCCGACCCACCTGGTCAAGCGGTTCGCCGGGCTCGGGTTGGCCGGGGTGGAACGGTCCTCGCTGCTCAACGGATGGCTCGCGCTGGAGATGGGGCACGCGGACGCGTCGATGGCGACGTTCTACGGCGTGCACGCCGGCCTCGCCATGGGCAGCATCCAGACCTGCGGGTCGCCCGAGCAGCAGGAACGGTGGCTGCCGGCAATGACCGCGTTTGATCAGATCGGGGCGTTCGCGCTGACCGAGCCGACGGGTGGTTCCGACGTGGCCGCCGGATTGCGCACGACCTGCGCGCGCGACGGGGACACCTGGGTGCTGAACGGCGCGAAGCGCTGGATCGGCAACGCCACGTTCGCCGACCTGATCGTGGTCTGGGCCCGCGATACTTCGGACAATCAGGTCAAGGGGTTCGTGGTGCCCGGTGACGCGCCGGGTCTCACCGCCACCAAGATCGAGAACAAGATCGCGCTGCGCATCGTGCAGAACGCCGACATCACCCTCGACGGGGTACGGGTACCGGAAGCCGACCGTCTGCAGCGGGCGAACTCGTTCAAGGACACCGCGAAGGTCCTCCGGCAGACCCGCGCGGGCGTCGCGTGGCAGGCGGTCGGCGTGATGCTGGCGGCCTACGAGATCGCCCTCGACTACGCCAAGGAACGGGAGCAGTTCGGCCGCCCGATCGCCAAGTTCCAGCTGGTCCAGGACCTGCTGGTGCGCATGGTCGGCAACGTGACCGCGTCGCTCGGGATGTGCGTGCGGCTGGCCCAGCTGCAGGACGAGGGCGTCTACAAGGACGAGCACTCGGCGCTGGCGAAGGCGTACTGCACCACCCGGATGCGCGAGGTCGTCGGCTGGGCGCGGGAGCTGCTCGCCGGCAACGGCATCGTCCTCGACTACGACATCGGCCGGTTCGTCGCGGACGCCGAGGCGCTCTACTCGTACGAGGGCACCCGCGAGATCAACTCGCTGATCGTGGGCCGGGCGGTGACCGGCCACGGCGCGTTCGTCTGA